A stretch of the Enoplosus armatus isolate fEnoArm2 chromosome 13, fEnoArm2.hap1, whole genome shotgun sequence genome encodes the following:
- the wscd1b gene encoding LOW QUALITY PROTEIN: sialate:O-sulfotransferase 1 (The sequence of the model RefSeq protein was modified relative to this genomic sequence to represent the inferred CDS: deleted 1 base in 1 codon), producing MKWPSTEVRDGRQMVAPLYRLHCLLKRAQMLLLCLGIAYLMAGSILLLQRSSVRVAQPNLASLPPLLSLAAPPTALRTAGLGVRARSRWAAVQPMSGGGAKAGRHWPASQSLGVQHLHRRWFHSLLPESPEQKVSLHRSSRHKGTYMGCFLHNASDRALGGTMLYDLRKMTSSLCQDTCSESGYQFAGLEYGAECHCGNRISSLRAPEEDCSLVCRGERGSPCGGVGRLSIYKVEEQLPGHRKFRNVHYRGCFKLPKSTISTFPIYSFQPNLTTQSCIETCTDKELPLAVFKKPHCFCTWTSSLFSLNQQSDKQQCVGSTGLNRTSTSAPTAPAEHDHYQVYHTPVLDSRCKERMFLPQRSSSLVALSSFPGAGNTWVRHLIELVTGYYTGSFYFDGTLYNRGFKGEKDYWKSGRSICVKTHESGQKEIEMFDSAILLIRNPYRSLMAEFNRKCAGHLGHATDVQWRSKEWPEFVSSYAPWWASHALSWLKFGRRLLVVHYEELQRALLPQLRLITAFLNVTMTEERLLCAQSNQDGHFRRSGAQQPSFDPFTPDMRQMIDPFIQSVDQALQSRNFSRLPQEYLPR from the exons ATGAAATGGCCTTCCACCGAGGTGAGAGACGGTAGACAG ATGGTGGCGCCCCTCTACAGACTGCACTGCCTCTTGAAGCGGGCCcagatgctgctgctctgcctgggCATCGCCTATCTGATGGCGGGCAGCATCCTGCTCCTGCAGCGCTCCAGCGTCAGAGTGGCTCAGCCAAACCTCGCCAGCCTGCCGCCCCTGCTGTCCCTCGCAGCGCCCCCTACCGCCCTCAGGACCGCGGGCCTGGGCGTGAGGGCACGCTCCAGATGGGCCGCCGTTCAGCCTATGTCCGGAGGGGGAGCCAAGGCAGGGCGACACTGGCCCGCTTCCCAAAGCCTGGGGGTCCAACACTTGCATCGCCGCTGGTTTCACAGTCTGCTGCCAGAGAGTCCGGAGCAGAAAGTCTCTCTCCACAGGAGCAGCAGACACAAAG GAACCTACATGGGTTGCTTTCTGCACAATGCCAGCGATCGAGCCCTGGGAGGAACCATGCTTTATGACCTGCGCAAAATGACCAGTTCTCTGTGTCAAGACACCTGCTCGGAAAG tGGGTACCAGTTTGCAGGTCTGGAGTATGGTGCCGAATGCCACTGCGGGAACCGGATCAGTAGCCTGCGGGCTCCTGAGGAGGATTGTAGTCTGGTGTGTCGGGGTGAGAGGGGGTCTCCCTGTGGCGGCGTGGGCCGACTCTCCATTTACaaggtggaggagcagctgccAGGTCACAGAAAAT TCAGAAATGTTCACTACCGTGGTTGCTTCAAGTTGCCGAAAAGCACCATCAGCACCTTCCCCATCTACTCCTTTCAGCCCAACCTAACCACACAGTCCTGCATCGAGACCTGCACAGATAAG GAGCTCCCGCTGGCTGTGTTCAAGAAGCCCCACTGTTTCTGTACGTGGACATCCTCTCTCTTCAGTCTCAACCAGCAGTCTGACAAGCAGCAGTGTGTGGGGAGCACTGGTCTGAACCGCACCAGCACCTCCGCACCCACAGCACCCGCTGAGCACGACCACTACCAGGTGTATCACACACCGGTGCTTG ACTCCAGGTGCAAAGAGAGGATGTTTCTGCCTCAGAGATCCAGCTCCCTGGTGGCTCTTTCTAGTTTTCCTGGTGCAGGCAACACCTGGGTACGGCACCTGATCGAGCTTGTGACCGGCTACTACACTGGCAGCTTCTATTTCGACGGCACGCTGTACAACAGAG GTTTCAAAGGAGAGAAGGACTACTGGAAGAGTGGCCGCAGCATCTGCGTAAAGACCCACGAGAGTGGTCAGAAAGAGATTGAGATGTTCGATTCTGCCATCCTGCTGATTCGAAACCCTTACCGCTCCCTCATGGCTGAATTCAACCGCAAGTGTGCCGGACATTTAGGACACGCCACAGATGTGCAGTGGAGAAGCAAAG AATGGCCAGAATTTGTCTCCAGCTACGCCCCCTGGTGGGCGTCCCACGCTCTGAGCTGGCTGAAGTTTGGACGCCGCCTGCTGGTGGTGCATTACGAGGAGCTGCAGAGGGCTCTTCTCCCTCAGCTCCGTCTCATCACGGCCTTTCTCAACGTCACCATGACTGAGGAGAGGCTGCTTTGTGCGCAGAGCAACCAGGATGGGCATTTCAGACGCTCCGGGGCCCAGCAGCCCTCCTTTGACCCATTCACTCCCGACATGAGACAGATGATTGACCCCTTCATTCAAAGTGTTGATCAGGCACTGCAGAGCAGGAACTTTAGCAGACTTCCACAGGAGTACCTCCCCAGATGA